The genomic segment tagatttaaatataaaaatacatttttttcttattatttttgtctAGCAAACCAAAATAACTTGTTTATTAGACATAAGTCTAGtcaaacttaaaaatttaaacaatttaaaatttaagtcaaGCGCAATGgacttaaatttaataagttGTCCATGAGGTgcaattttaaatacaaaacattaaaaaatatattaaattttacatcagtttattaaaaaaaagtatatttttagtCATCCTCTTTCTCttgtaaacaaaaaataaccaACTAATGATTTTGTCCATTGATAATGTCACCTAAATGAAATTCATTACTATTGATTTTGGAAAagcaaattaaattattttattataagtttaaaacaaatattaaaaaacatctTTGTATAAATTTCCCCTTAACTTGTgcttaaattaatttgtatttataaaaagttgaatttatttttcttctttacgtttattttataaaaagtaattaaagatGACGTTACCATTCCGTGTCCCCAACCAAAATGTTATGACTTTTTCTCGTAACGTTGTAAAAATTGTCACATTAACCATAATGACATCATTGCAATCACATCATGATTATAAATCtacttaaaagtaaaaacaaaacaagattaaaacaaattttaatattctacttttattttattttatatgcttttaaaaattattaatgtttttctttattatcaACAATGCCATactttctttttaatctttaacttatttaaaatcaCTTGGCGTTTTGTGAATCGGTATTTTAAGTATCAatcaatgaaaatattaattaattcgtaataaatttataattaaattataataatatggacgcaaagtattattataatagtccatgaactttttatttatagaaagaaaggagaggaataaaaaagagtaaaagcAGCCAATGTCGTTTTGCACAAAAGTTGAAAACCATAGAAAGGCGGAAAGAAAGAGAGAGCTTGTGGTTTGAGTTGGCGGCACCAATTAATGCGATAGCGAGAAAAAGAAATGCGTGCGAGGGAGTGAGGAGTGAGTGAGGTCATAGGTTAAGAAGAAAGAGGCTATTTTCTATGTATaatcacattttctttttttaatttcacactttaaaataaaaataaattaaataaacgaaaattgtttatttgtttaattaaaaaaaagaaataaaaaggaaaggGAAAAGAGATGGCACGTGtgggagaagagagagaaagaagagatgaGAGTTGTGGTGAGGTTTGTGGAGAGGAGAAGTTTCTCTTTTGAGGAATGGGGTGGAGAAGGTGGGAAATGAGAATTGAAAGGCTTATgaatggagaagaagaagctCAACGTCATCATCCCTAATCCTCAACCTCATGGAATCATTCCACGCCGCAATTCCCCTATCTCTCAAGgacaaggttttttttttttaatttcttttctcttttgtcGTTTCGTTTTTTCAAATTGAATTCGTTGGTTTAAGAAAGTAACATTTCGTGTTCCAATGCTTTGCGTTAGAGTTAGGAGATGTCACGTGTTCAATTcagatcaatattttttttgtgtgctGGATTGAAACTGCTGCGAGAATCAAATTCGATTTCTATTGAAGCggtgtttgattttttttttttttttttttgtgaacattttaaaaatgattattgTAGTTATTTATCGTGATGTAAGCTTTTTCTAACGGTAGTTGCACCgacactttttattattttttgtgattgtAGGTTTGGTATTTGTAGCCACTGTGTGCATTGATGATGTGGCTTCAGTTTCGCTTACATCATGCTGTTCACGCGTGTATGATGTTGTTTCAGATTCACTGTGGATGATGAATTTGAGGAGTGGCGAAACAATGGATTCTGGAGCTTATCCGGAGCGTCCAGGGGAGCCAGACTGTTCATATTACATCAGAACTGGACTCTGTAGATTTGGTGCAACGTGTCGTTTTAATCATCCTCCTAACAGGAAGCTGGTACGAGTTGGAATGCATTTATTTCTACAAATTATGTTGTAATTTTATGATATATGTGTTTAAATTAGATGATGATACATGTTTCTTGCTCTCAGACGGATTCATTTTCAATCCTTCCtattgtcaaaataaaatattaaaatctctCTAGTTGGTCAAAGCTATGCACACTTGAAACTATCTGCTGTTGTCCTCTAACATCTTGTGTCCATCCCATGTTTTTGGTTAGCttttttactatgcaaaagacgtGCATTTCTATTCGTTGTACTGGATTATGACAGCATTTTATCACAGAAAGATGCACATAAACACTGGGGAGATGTTACTCTGTTGTATCTTCCTTTCTTGACGCAGCACTCCTAACTAAGTTTGGGTGTGGAAACGACatttttttcctctctttttggCTTTTCGCATACATGCTCTTTTTTCACATTTAATGGTTTCACTTTACTGAAGCTACATAATGTTGAATCATACTGTGttgttgattatttttatttttatatcatttttattacatGGTGAATATAATTACTAATACTGATGATCTCCTATCAGGCTATTGCTACTGCAAGGATGATAGGCGAGTTCCCAGAAAGAATAGGACAACCAGAATGTCAGGCACGTATTAGTTTCTCAATGCATGCGTAAGGTGTATGTTGCTTATTTGTTTGCGTGGTCTGGGAATCGTCTCCTTTTGGGTGGAGTTTAGCAATTTCTCTAAATCATATCAATCTTTGTGGGGTTAATTGTTGGATTTGGATTGACACTGGATGTGGTTCTTGTGACCGTGGAAGGCTAGCCTAAAGCTGTCAGTGAATTTGAAAGTTGTGGAGAATGAAGGTGTAGAGGGAAAGGGAAGAATCATAAACTTGTGTGTTCGTGACTTTGCCTAAATTATGTGGCTATTGTTGTAATCAGATTCAGTTTACTTTggcttttatttaattaaaaaccaacttttatttaattaaaaaccaacatatatttatatttatatatgtgtgtatgcATATTTGTATATCAAAAAACCAATTGAACAATTGAAAAGCTAAGGTGGATTAAATAGAAAATCTTGTTCTTGTCATTCCATATATGTCtgtatgtatatatttgtatatcaaAAAACCAATTGAACAATTGAAAAGCTAAGGTGGATTAAATAGAAATTCTTGTTCTTGTCATTCCGAATAACTGATTGTTATATATGTATGGCTTGCACGTATGTGTGCCATTCAGCTCTTAATAGCATGTGCTAATTCTTTATTTAAGCTCTGATATCAACAGGAGCTCTAGTTACTATATTACTTCATGCTAGACTATGCACGCTCATTTTGATCAGATTTTCTtattgattttgtatttttgttctTTATGAGTAATAGAGATGTTAAGTGTTAACATCAACCTTGATCTTTGGAGCACTAATGTCTATCTTTATTTAATCATTCACCAATCACCATAACGAAgatgtcttttttctttttttttctgttttccaGTACTATCTGAAGACAGGAACTTGCAAATTTGGCGCCACATGCAAATTTCATCATCCTAAAGATCAGGCTGGGATTGCTGGAAGAGTTGCCTTAAATACTTTAGGCTATCCGCTCCGACCtgttagtttttaatatttattcatttataatcaTGATTACAATAGTAGTTGCTCATGAATTTGTAGCTTATTATTGTATCTTCACTCATTTGGTAACCAGTGAATTGTCAGACCTGCATATTATGGTTATTATACTTTCCAAAAATTTGTGTACTTGATGCAGATATTTAATATCTGACCTCTGAGCTTTATAGAAATTATACTTGCTTTCTGATTGATATTAGTGTTCATATAACTTacaaaatgttttctttgtctcCTGATTCTGCAGAATGACCCCGAATGCACTTATTATTTGAGAACAGGACAATGCAAATTTGGAAACACTTGCAAATTCCACCATCCTCAACCGAGTAATATGATGCTTTCATTACAGGATTCTTCTGTTTACCCTACTGTCCATTCTCCAACTACACCAGGTCAGCAGTCGTATGCAGGAGGAATTACAAATTGGTCAAGGGCATCATACATCCCTAGTCCTCGCTGGCAGGGTCCTTCAAGTTATGCACCCTTAATTCTTCCTCAGGGAGTGGTTTCGGTGCCTGGGTGGAGTGCATATGGTGTAAGCTCACCCATTCTTTCCATAGGAAACAAACAAGAACAACATAGTCTTATTCTGTGTTTTGACTGTTTCTAAGGCATGTCATATGGGTTTATGTTAAATGTATGTAGAAGGTCATTTGTTTCCATCAATATGATCATTGTTCCCCTGTAAAAATGATGCAGAAACTCTGTTGGTGTGAAATTTCACGGTATTTGTCTCTCAACATAATTGGAGATATTCCTTTCATGGTGCATATGTGCATAACCGTTTTGTTAGAACCTGCCCTGGCTGATTCAATGTCTTGatagaatatttatttttcagggTCAAGTGGGATCAATCTCTACTTCAGACAGTCATCAGCAAGTAATGAGAAATGGTCAAACATATGGAACTTCTCGCCAAGGTGAGCTAGCAAACGCAGGATCACATGGAGCATACTCTCAATTCCGTTCTGGCACTGTTCCAGTAGGGTTTTATGCATTGCAGAGGGAAAACATATTTCCTGAGAGACCTGGCCAGCCTGAATGCCAATTCTACATGAAGACAGGAGATTGTAAGTTTGGTGCAGTCTGTCGGTTCCACCACCCAAGCGAAAGGCTAATTCCTGCTCCTGACTGTGTCCTGAGTCCCATGGGCCTTCCTTTACGTCCGGTGAGTTGGGTTCTTGCTATGGAATTCTATCTGCCTAGTTGTTTTTCCTAGgtgtaaattttgttatttcagATTTTATTCTTCATTATAGTTTTCAGGATTTTGAGTTTGACAACAATTTGATTCAGATTTAGTCTCCATAAATTTCCTTGGTTCATAGGACttgttatttgattatttttgcaTTACCTCTTGGATTCGGATcccttcctttttttttctttacatgaCATGACCTTTTTGTTAGGAAGTGGCACTCATAATTCTACTACATATAGCTTTATATGCATGGatttaatcatattatataGCAAAATGCTTATCGAATTGCATGTGGCAATACAATAATGTGAACATtgaaaattgttgttttaagtttgaaaataatttgaagCCAAACTAAGTTGGAATGGTTTGAAGCAGTTACATAGACACCACAGAGGATGTTGAGAAGGGTAATTATTTTGAGTAGTTCGAAGTATGTATTTGTTATATTATCTTAATC from the Vigna angularis cultivar LongXiaoDou No.4 chromosome 3, ASM1680809v1, whole genome shotgun sequence genome contains:
- the LOC108323120 gene encoding zinc finger CCCH domain-containing protein ZFN-like isoform X4, which codes for MEKKKLNVIIPNPQPHGIIPRRNSPISQGQDSLWMMNLRSGETMDSGAYPERPGEPDCSYYIRTGLCRFGATCRFNHPPNRKLAIATARMIGEFPERIGQPECQYYLKTGTCKFGATCKFHHPKDQAGIAGRVALNTLGYPLRPNDPECTYYLRTGQCKFGNTCKFHHPQPSNMMLSLQDSSVYPTVHSPTTPGQQSYAGGITNWSRASYIPSPRWQGPSSYAPLILPQGVVSVPGWSAYGGQVGSISTSDSHQQVMRNGQTYGTSRQGELANAGSHGAYSQFRSGTVPVGFYALQRENIFPERPGQPECQFYMKTGDCKFGAVCRFHHPSERLIPAPDCVLSPMGLPLRPGEPLCVFYSRYGICKFGPSCKFDHPMGIFTYNISSSPSADAQSRHLLRSSSGTAALNLSSEGLGESSSATPRRLSLSETRQIPSGDDDIDDDG
- the LOC108323120 gene encoding zinc finger CCCH domain-containing protein ZFN-like isoform X2, producing the protein MEKKKLNVIIPNPQPHGIIPRRNSPISQGQGLVFVATVCIDDVASVSLTSCCSRVYDVVSDSLWMMNLRSGETMDSGAYPERPGEPDCSYYIRTGLCRFGATCRFNHPPNRKLAIATARMIGEFPERIGQPECQYYLKTGTCKFGATCKFHHPKDQAGIAGRVALNTLGYPLRPNDPECTYYLRTGQCKFGNTCKFHHPQPSNMMLSLQDSSVYPTVHSPTTPGQQSYAGGITNWSRASYIPSPRWQGPSSYAPLILPQGVVSVPGWSAYGGQVGSISTSDSHQQVMRNGQTYGTSRQGELANAGSHGAYSQFRSGTVPVGFYALQRENIFPERPGQPECQFYMKTGDCKFGAVCRFHHPSERLIPAPDCVLSPMGLPLRPGEPLCVFYSRYGICKFGPSCKFDHPMGIFTYNISSSPSADAQSRHLLRSSSGTAALNLSSEGLGESSSATPRRLSLSETRQIPSGDDDIDDDG
- the LOC108323120 gene encoding zinc finger CCCH domain-containing protein ZFN-like isoform X3, with protein sequence MEKKKLNVIIPNPQPHGIIPRRNSPISQGQDSLWMMNLRSGETMDSGAYPERPGEPDCSYYIRTGLCRFGATCRFNHPPNRKLAIATARMIGEFPERIGQPECQYYLKTGTCKFGATCKFHHPKDQAGIAGRVALNTLGYPLRPNDPECTYYLRTGQCKFGNTCKFHHPQPSNMMLSLQDSSVYPTVHSPTTPGQQSYAGGITNWSRASYIPSPRWQGPSSYAPLILPQGVVSVPGWSAYGKLCWCEISRYLSLNIIGDIPFMGQVGSISTSDSHQQVMRNGQTYGTSRQGELANAGSHGAYSQFRSGTVPVGFYALQRENIFPERPGQPECQFYMKTGDCKFGAVCRFHHPSERLIPAPDCVLSPMGLPLRPGEPLCVFYSRYGICKFGPSCKFDHPMGIFTYNISSSPSADAQSRHLLRSSSGTAALNLSSEGLGESSSATPRRLSLSETRQIPSGDDDIDDDG
- the LOC108323120 gene encoding zinc finger CCCH domain-containing protein ZFN-like isoform X1 — protein: MEKKKLNVIIPNPQPHGIIPRRNSPISQGQGLVFVATVCIDDVASVSLTSCCSRVYDVVSDSLWMMNLRSGETMDSGAYPERPGEPDCSYYIRTGLCRFGATCRFNHPPNRKLAIATARMIGEFPERIGQPECQYYLKTGTCKFGATCKFHHPKDQAGIAGRVALNTLGYPLRPNDPECTYYLRTGQCKFGNTCKFHHPQPSNMMLSLQDSSVYPTVHSPTTPGQQSYAGGITNWSRASYIPSPRWQGPSSYAPLILPQGVVSVPGWSAYGKLCWCEISRYLSLNIIGDIPFMGQVGSISTSDSHQQVMRNGQTYGTSRQGELANAGSHGAYSQFRSGTVPVGFYALQRENIFPERPGQPECQFYMKTGDCKFGAVCRFHHPSERLIPAPDCVLSPMGLPLRPGEPLCVFYSRYGICKFGPSCKFDHPMGIFTYNISSSPSADAQSRHLLRSSSGTAALNLSSEGLGESSSATPRRLSLSETRQIPSGDDDIDDDG